A portion of the Parasteatoda tepidariorum isolate YZ-2023 chromosome 5, CAS_Ptep_4.0, whole genome shotgun sequence genome contains these proteins:
- the LOC107450490 gene encoding complement C2 isoform X2, whose protein sequence is MLIPLLLLLMCFQHAVTKKCSPFPHAILENGHVSVLGDQKFLFQCDSGFFLASPPLVRCWKGKWSSTKTPKCIKSEGMCEEPTAISNGEIHGSERSVGSTVQYMCQPGFLLLGEGSRECLPGGHWSGITPACMEESEPIQKVADRLKEHFVSNLSTSNESIPQGRLLDSNSLHHGLELVILIDRSSSIDPEDFETAINFVKFLMQEFGVRNGNTSISGTRVAILTFGSKVDLLFNLDNSSITGPIAAYEALDTVQDGGGGTALEAALTSVFTLLSPLREKAKKAIFLMTDGEPNIGTPGITPEDVAIQLKDAGGFEIFTMGVGRGINRKLLSSLASQPLLSHVFILDKYSDLRSIMKAITDTPIKGGGVISSCGYIKDSSFHLKKWPWMAAIYVGSSPELRFCTGTLICSDWILTSASCFNRTLTEEPVFIVFGENNIVQDEKHQMNFYATRVVLHPNYSPLDPVHDNLALLQLNSPIPLKRFRPVCLPPTGKTVPLHMDLNINASIAGWSLPPQLDSNGHIDGSTHLFNRVTVTVELAEQHECRRIVGRAFSENLFCAGFGKKVCAGDPGSPVIVVDPSTQLHHIIGVLDGREKCAELGLNYYTELTGYIPWIDDVIDRCHSKHIHL, encoded by the exons ATGTTAATCCCGCTGCTGTTGCTGCTCATGTGCTTTCAGCATGCTGTGACTAAGA aGTGTTCCCCCTTCCCACACGCTatcctggaaaatggtcatgTGTCTGTTTTAGGAGATCAGAAGTTCCTATTCCAGTGTGATTCCGGATTCTTCCTGGCATCCCCACCTCTCGTCAGATGCTGGAAAGGAAAATGGTCATCCACAAAGACCCCCAAATGCATAAAATCgg agGGAATGTGCGAAGAACCAACAGCCATATCAAACGGGGAAATCCATGGATCCGAGAGAAGCGTGGGTTCTACTGTGCAGTATATGTGTCAGCCAGGATTTTTGCTGCTCGGTGAAGGGTCAAGGGAATGCCTGCCGGGTGGACACTGGAGTGGAATCACGCCCGCATGCATGG aGGAATCGGAGCCCATACAGAAAGTTGCTGACAGATTGAAAGAACATTTTGTCTCCAATCTCTCTACCTCCAATG aaTCGATTCCACAGGGTCGTCTTCTAGATTCAAATTCTCTGCATCATGGCCTCGAATTAGTAATTCTGATCGACCGTTCCAGCAGTATTGATCCAGAAGATTTTGAGACAGCAATCAATTTCGTCAAGTTTCTTATGCAGGAGTTCGGAGTTCGAAATGGGAACACCAGCATAA GTGGAACGAGAGTGGCAATATTGACTTTTGGCTCAAAAGTAGACTTGCTCTTCAACTTGGATAATTCAAGCATCACCGGACCCATTGCAGCTTATGAAGCCTTGGATACTGTGCAG GATGGAGGGGGCGGAACAGCGCTGGAAGCCGCCCTCACTAGCGTCTTCACTCTGCTGTCGCCCCTTCGTGAGAAAGCCAAGAAGGCTATCTTCCTGATGACGGACGGAGAACCGAACATCGGAACACCTGGTATAACTCCAGAAGATGTGGCCATACAGTTAAAAGATGCAGGAG GTTTCGAGATCTTCACGATGGGCGTGGGTCGAGGCATCAACAGAAAATTGCTGTCCAGCCTGGCATCTCAACCTCTGCTCAGTCATGTCTTCATTCTTGATAAGTACTCCGACCTGAGAAGTATTATGAAAGCGATCACGGACACTCCCATCAAAG GAGGTGGTGTGATCAGTTCTTGCGGTTACATAAAGGACTCGAGTTTTCACTTAAAGAAGTGGCCATGGATGGCAGCCATCTACGTTGGTTCATCTCCGGAACTGCGATTCTGTACCGGAACACTAATATGCAGTGATTGGATTCTTACCTCTGCCTCATGCTTCAATCGAACCCTCACTGAAGAG CCAGTGTTCATTGTTTTTGGAGAGAATAATATAGTACAGGATGAGAAACATCAAATGAATTTCTATGCTACAAGAGTTGTACTTCATCCTAATTACAGTCCGCTCGACCCAGTGCACGACAACTTGGCTCTCTTACAATTGAATTCCCCAATTCCTCTCAAAAGATTCCGACCAGTTTGCCTCCCACCTACAG GTAAAACTGTCCCGCTGCACATGGATCTTAATATCAATGCTTCGATTGCTGGTTGGAGTCTTCCCCCCCAGCTCGATTCGAATGGccacatagatggcagcactcaCCTCTTCAACAGAGTCACCGTCACTGTGGAACTAGCAGAGCAGCATGAATGTAGACGGATCGTAGGAAGGGCATTCAGTGAGAATTTATTCTGTGCAGGATTTGG GAAGAAGGTTTGCGCTGGAGATCCGGGTTCTCCTGTCATTGTTGTGGATCCCTCAACTCAGCTGCATCACATCATCGGAGTTTTGGACGGGAGGGAGAAGTGTGCTGAACTGGGACTCAATTACTACACTGAACTCACCGGATACATTCCTTGGATAGATGACGTCATAGACAGGTGTCATTCCAAACACATTCAtctgtaa
- the LOC107450490 gene encoding complement C2 isoform X1: MLIPLLLLLMCFQHAVTKKCSPFPHAILENGHVSVLGDQKFLFQCDSGFFLASPPLVRCWKGKWSSTKTPKCIKSEGMCEEPTAISNGEIHGSERSVGSTVQYMCQPGFLLLGEGSRECLPGGHWSGITPACMEESEPIQKVADRLKEHFVSNLSTSNESIPQGRLLDSNSLHHGLELVILIDRSSSIDPEDFETAINFVKFLMQEFGVRNGNTSISGTRVAILTFGSKVDLLFNLDNSSITGPIAAYEALDTVQDGGGGTALEAALTSVFTLLSPLREKAKKAIFLMTDGEPNIGTPGITPEDVAIQLKDAGGFEIFTMGVGRGINRKLLSSLASQPLLSHVFILDKYSDLRSIMKAITDTPIKAGGGVISSCGYIKDSSFHLKKWPWMAAIYVGSSPELRFCTGTLICSDWILTSASCFNRTLTEEPVFIVFGENNIVQDEKHQMNFYATRVVLHPNYSPLDPVHDNLALLQLNSPIPLKRFRPVCLPPTGKTVPLHMDLNINASIAGWSLPPQLDSNGHIDGSTHLFNRVTVTVELAEQHECRRIVGRAFSENLFCAGFGKKVCAGDPGSPVIVVDPSTQLHHIIGVLDGREKCAELGLNYYTELTGYIPWIDDVIDRCHSKHIHL, from the exons ATGTTAATCCCGCTGCTGTTGCTGCTCATGTGCTTTCAGCATGCTGTGACTAAGA aGTGTTCCCCCTTCCCACACGCTatcctggaaaatggtcatgTGTCTGTTTTAGGAGATCAGAAGTTCCTATTCCAGTGTGATTCCGGATTCTTCCTGGCATCCCCACCTCTCGTCAGATGCTGGAAAGGAAAATGGTCATCCACAAAGACCCCCAAATGCATAAAATCgg agGGAATGTGCGAAGAACCAACAGCCATATCAAACGGGGAAATCCATGGATCCGAGAGAAGCGTGGGTTCTACTGTGCAGTATATGTGTCAGCCAGGATTTTTGCTGCTCGGTGAAGGGTCAAGGGAATGCCTGCCGGGTGGACACTGGAGTGGAATCACGCCCGCATGCATGG aGGAATCGGAGCCCATACAGAAAGTTGCTGACAGATTGAAAGAACATTTTGTCTCCAATCTCTCTACCTCCAATG aaTCGATTCCACAGGGTCGTCTTCTAGATTCAAATTCTCTGCATCATGGCCTCGAATTAGTAATTCTGATCGACCGTTCCAGCAGTATTGATCCAGAAGATTTTGAGACAGCAATCAATTTCGTCAAGTTTCTTATGCAGGAGTTCGGAGTTCGAAATGGGAACACCAGCATAA GTGGAACGAGAGTGGCAATATTGACTTTTGGCTCAAAAGTAGACTTGCTCTTCAACTTGGATAATTCAAGCATCACCGGACCCATTGCAGCTTATGAAGCCTTGGATACTGTGCAG GATGGAGGGGGCGGAACAGCGCTGGAAGCCGCCCTCACTAGCGTCTTCACTCTGCTGTCGCCCCTTCGTGAGAAAGCCAAGAAGGCTATCTTCCTGATGACGGACGGAGAACCGAACATCGGAACACCTGGTATAACTCCAGAAGATGTGGCCATACAGTTAAAAGATGCAGGAG GTTTCGAGATCTTCACGATGGGCGTGGGTCGAGGCATCAACAGAAAATTGCTGTCCAGCCTGGCATCTCAACCTCTGCTCAGTCATGTCTTCATTCTTGATAAGTACTCCGACCTGAGAAGTATTATGAAAGCGATCACGGACACTCCCATCAAAG CAGGAGGTGGTGTGATCAGTTCTTGCGGTTACATAAAGGACTCGAGTTTTCACTTAAAGAAGTGGCCATGGATGGCAGCCATCTACGTTGGTTCATCTCCGGAACTGCGATTCTGTACCGGAACACTAATATGCAGTGATTGGATTCTTACCTCTGCCTCATGCTTCAATCGAACCCTCACTGAAGAG CCAGTGTTCATTGTTTTTGGAGAGAATAATATAGTACAGGATGAGAAACATCAAATGAATTTCTATGCTACAAGAGTTGTACTTCATCCTAATTACAGTCCGCTCGACCCAGTGCACGACAACTTGGCTCTCTTACAATTGAATTCCCCAATTCCTCTCAAAAGATTCCGACCAGTTTGCCTCCCACCTACAG GTAAAACTGTCCCGCTGCACATGGATCTTAATATCAATGCTTCGATTGCTGGTTGGAGTCTTCCCCCCCAGCTCGATTCGAATGGccacatagatggcagcactcaCCTCTTCAACAGAGTCACCGTCACTGTGGAACTAGCAGAGCAGCATGAATGTAGACGGATCGTAGGAAGGGCATTCAGTGAGAATTTATTCTGTGCAGGATTTGG GAAGAAGGTTTGCGCTGGAGATCCGGGTTCTCCTGTCATTGTTGTGGATCCCTCAACTCAGCTGCATCACATCATCGGAGTTTTGGACGGGAGGGAGAAGTGTGCTGAACTGGGACTCAATTACTACACTGAACTCACCGGATACATTCCTTGGATAGATGACGTCATAGACAGGTGTCATTCCAAACACATTCAtctgtaa